The Aureispira anguillae genome contains a region encoding:
- a CDS encoding OmpA family protein, whose product MQNNIYFLFILLVACTATAQENIPTVPTAIYVGNAAFHAPVYGAKISLVLQEDFGNKKRPVSTFIGEFISDSAGMITVSLIPNKSYLIQTTKDGYYTQLSKLKTTNFSRTHQNKKGISLRPRNIISIKGNIAIPNGTKGQVTLTNTTTNYTRTEQLDATGNYDIKAVKDNDYELHVFIEGMIDTVVNIKQEALATNSGNIPFVYNFVPNAPKPNYRAGDVFALKSYNLRFIDRTHRLSSEIWLDTLVRILKDNPEVKMELQIHTDSRKSDRLNLLLSKKRAALVQQELIERGVTEEQFFFEMKGEDEILNHCVDGVTCTKREHAINNRIVLIVTSGAFLFKEDD is encoded by the coding sequence ATGCAAAATAATATATATTTTTTATTTATATTACTAGTGGCTTGTACTGCAACTGCACAAGAGAATATACCAACTGTTCCTACTGCAATTTATGTAGGTAATGCGGCTTTTCATGCTCCTGTATATGGAGCTAAAATTTCTTTGGTGCTTCAGGAAGATTTTGGCAATAAAAAACGTCCTGTCAGCACTTTTATTGGTGAATTTATATCGGATAGTGCAGGTATGATTACGGTTTCTTTGATCCCCAATAAGAGTTATTTGATACAGACAACCAAAGATGGATATTATACACAATTGTCCAAACTAAAAACTACTAATTTTTCTCGTACTCATCAAAATAAGAAAGGAATTAGCTTACGTCCTAGAAATATTATATCCATTAAAGGTAATATTGCGATACCAAATGGCACTAAAGGACAGGTAACATTAACAAATACAACTACCAATTATACTCGTACAGAACAACTGGATGCTACAGGAAATTATGATATAAAGGCTGTCAAAGATAATGATTATGAACTTCATGTGTTTATTGAAGGAATGATTGATACTGTTGTTAATATAAAACAAGAAGCACTTGCTACCAATTCGGGAAACATTCCATTCGTCTATAATTTTGTCCCTAATGCTCCCAAACCCAATTATCGAGCAGGAGATGTTTTTGCCCTAAAATCTTACAATTTACGGTTTATAGATCGGACACATCGCTTATCAAGTGAAATATGGCTGGATACACTTGTTCGAATCCTAAAAGATAATCCAGAGGTTAAAATGGAACTGCAAATCCATACTGATTCTAGAAAAAGCGACCGATTAAATTTACTACTTTCAAAAAAAAGGGCTGCACTGGTACAGCAAGAATTAATTGAACGAGGTGTTACAGAAGAACAGTTCTTTTTTGAAATGAAAGGAGAAGATGAAATTTTAAATCATTGTGTTGATGGAGTTACTTGTACAAAAAGAGAACACGCTATTAATAATAGAATTGTACTAATTGTAACTAGTGGTGCGTTTTTATTTAAAGAAGATGATTAA
- a CDS encoding CHAT domain-containing protein has product MMKIYIKFIIFLFLFQTNNLLAQLPSTGKSKGAYTIFRNGEKKFYKGNLKGGEATFERSANRYENNGDINGYIAAKAMEAIVLLNKKQPKKAFLAFKRAEELYNAQTKHNEATRAYLRLCLGKYHLYYDEQKEATVFLEEAGAVALKNPEYVSPIFNIELQQTLGDLYLRRGDKEAALNVFEELLKNANKLPAEDQNQDLLNKYQIEAGRLYDDILPPADAATRYGNLLNTADSSQRGTLNFKTGRSLYQYTEYETAYKHLNDALTYDLSPKERAETKAMLAIIAMSIKDYQDALEQNGEALSIQLGIGGSARDIYNGLLQQGKICKELEITGKSLYWYKKTVKNITPSWSLDQELVHYDLEKIEHLGNPALSENFNIALLNYERAERLISRLPSKERDVAKIEIYMAKGALYFSARNYDKSKVYYASALELMAVTYPEKHALVAEATRFMSEIAIQQFNYNEALEFINRSINAATLENARVISGVDLPIPQEANYPYELLYATITKATVVYHLYIQKGSPTRKQLLHALSISDLAMEMLVKLRATYRTEGARYKLSELSQAISHQAIQTTSRLYTQTKEQSYLYRLFNYIENSKSSLLLQAVQQLRAQKVSRVPDWVVEKENKLKTEIAYLSGEIYYEAKKGKDMDKKRLEKLEKELAEAEKKYPDYLDYIEKTYPEYYDLKYKQRPIDCQELQKRMGDKEILLNYVVVDSLIHIMLVEQEKIVYRTIATPQRLGRSITKYIRSLKGENPNDFVKYSNIWYETLIKPIEKHLDDRSIVVIPDAELNYLPFELIPTAIISQSFSSSKTKDYSVYKEVPYLIRKAAIAYNYSATLYLEAKEHDYSNVPDGFMGFAPDFSNVKSFTLTNRHQQSKYQDLLLSPLDNAALEVKKIGSLTKGASYTGFDATEAIFKAEASKYGVLHFATHGILNHKYPLYSSLVLLGDDNEDGLLHTYELYNMQLNAELVALSACNTGVGTIQKGEGAMSVARGFAYAGCPNIAMTLWPVSDQATQILMENFYTYLMQGMPKAQALQYAKLNFLDAGSGLICVPYFWSGLILVGTPDQLHSLQILSSGIEWKYWGLIAFVIVVLGGLFWQKKRN; this is encoded by the coding sequence ATGATGAAAATATACATTAAATTTATTATCTTTTTATTTCTTTTTCAAACGAATAATTTGCTTGCTCAATTGCCTTCTACAGGTAAGAGTAAGGGGGCTTATACCATATTTAGAAATGGTGAAAAAAAGTTTTATAAAGGAAACCTCAAAGGCGGTGAAGCAACCTTTGAGCGTTCAGCCAATCGTTATGAAAACAATGGAGACATTAATGGTTATATTGCAGCAAAAGCGATGGAAGCGATTGTATTGCTCAATAAAAAGCAACCCAAAAAAGCTTTTTTAGCCTTTAAGAGAGCAGAGGAGTTGTACAATGCACAAACAAAGCATAATGAGGCTACACGTGCTTATTTGAGGTTGTGTTTGGGGAAATATCATTTGTATTATGACGAACAAAAAGAAGCTACTGTTTTTTTGGAAGAAGCAGGAGCGGTAGCACTTAAAAATCCTGAATATGTATCTCCTATTTTTAATATTGAATTGCAACAGACGCTTGGGGATTTATATTTGAGAAGGGGAGATAAAGAAGCCGCTCTAAATGTTTTTGAGGAATTGCTGAAAAATGCCAATAAACTACCTGCGGAGGATCAAAACCAAGATTTACTAAATAAATACCAGATAGAAGCAGGACGTTTGTATGACGATATTTTACCGCCAGCAGATGCAGCTACTCGATATGGCAATTTGTTGAATACGGCAGATTCTAGCCAACGAGGAACACTTAACTTTAAAACAGGTCGTTCTTTGTATCAGTATACGGAGTATGAAACGGCTTATAAGCACCTTAATGATGCCCTTACGTATGATTTGAGCCCCAAGGAACGGGCAGAAACCAAAGCAATGTTGGCCATTATAGCCATGAGTATCAAGGATTATCAAGATGCTTTGGAACAAAATGGAGAAGCTTTGTCTATTCAATTGGGTATCGGGGGTTCTGCAAGAGATATTTATAATGGTTTACTCCAGCAAGGGAAGATTTGTAAAGAGTTGGAAATTACGGGCAAGTCCTTGTATTGGTACAAAAAAACAGTCAAAAACATTACCCCAAGTTGGTCATTAGATCAAGAGCTGGTGCATTATGATTTAGAAAAAATTGAACATTTAGGGAATCCTGCTTTGAGTGAGAATTTTAACATTGCTTTATTGAATTATGAGCGGGCAGAACGTTTAATTAGCCGATTGCCTAGCAAAGAACGAGATGTTGCTAAAATTGAAATTTATATGGCTAAAGGAGCGCTATATTTTTCAGCTCGTAATTATGATAAATCTAAAGTTTATTATGCCAGCGCTTTAGAACTTATGGCGGTTACTTATCCTGAAAAACACGCCTTAGTTGCCGAGGCAACTCGATTTATGAGTGAAATAGCGATTCAACAATTCAATTATAACGAGGCTTTGGAATTTATCAATCGTTCTATTAATGCCGCAACACTAGAAAATGCGAGGGTAATTAGTGGTGTAGATTTACCAATTCCACAAGAAGCAAATTATCCCTATGAATTGTTATATGCTACCATTACCAAAGCTACTGTGGTCTATCATTTATATATCCAGAAGGGAAGCCCAACGAGAAAGCAACTGCTACATGCACTCAGTATTTCAGATTTGGCAATGGAAATGTTGGTAAAACTGAGAGCGACTTATCGTACAGAGGGAGCTAGGTATAAACTATCCGAATTGTCACAAGCAATTAGCCACCAAGCAATACAAACGACCAGCCGTTTGTATACACAAACAAAAGAACAATCTTATCTTTATCGTTTATTCAATTATATTGAGAATTCCAAAAGCTCGCTACTGCTTCAGGCGGTACAACAATTGAGAGCTCAAAAAGTATCAAGGGTTCCTGATTGGGTTGTAGAAAAAGAAAATAAGCTAAAAACAGAAATTGCCTATCTGAGTGGAGAGATTTATTATGAGGCTAAGAAAGGGAAAGATATGGATAAAAAACGGCTAGAAAAGCTAGAGAAAGAACTTGCAGAAGCAGAAAAAAAGTATCCTGATTATTTAGACTATATTGAAAAAACCTATCCCGAATATTATGACCTAAAATACAAGCAGCGTCCTATTGATTGTCAAGAATTGCAAAAGCGAATGGGGGATAAGGAAATTTTACTGAATTATGTAGTTGTTGATTCTCTTATCCATATTATGTTGGTTGAGCAAGAAAAAATCGTCTATAGAACGATCGCTACACCACAACGTTTAGGGCGTTCTATTACAAAATATATTCGCTCTCTAAAAGGGGAAAATCCTAATGATTTTGTGAAGTATAGCAATATTTGGTATGAGACATTAATAAAACCTATTGAAAAGCATTTGGATGATCGATCTATTGTTGTTATTCCTGATGCAGAACTCAATTACTTGCCCTTTGAGTTGATTCCAACAGCAATTATTTCACAGTCGTTTTCAAGTAGCAAAACAAAAGATTATAGTGTTTATAAAGAAGTGCCTTACTTGATTAGAAAGGCTGCAATTGCCTATAATTATTCTGCTACCTTATATTTGGAAGCGAAGGAACATGATTATTCTAATGTTCCAGATGGATTTATGGGGTTTGCGCCCGATTTTTCGAATGTTAAATCATTTACGTTAACCAATCGACACCAACAAAGTAAATATCAGGACTTATTGCTTTCTCCTTTGGATAATGCTGCCTTAGAAGTGAAAAAAATAGGAAGTTTAACAAAGGGAGCCTCTTATACTGGTTTTGATGCAACAGAAGCGATTTTTAAAGCAGAGGCGAGTAAGTATGGAGTCTTGCATTTTGCTACGCATGGAATCCTCAACCATAAATACCCGCTGTATTCAAGTTTGGTATTATTAGGAGATGATAATGAAGATGGCTTGTTGCATACTTACGAACTTTATAATATGCAGCTTAATGCAGAGTTAGTTGCATTGAGCGCTTGTAATACAGGGGTAGGAACGATACAAAAAGGAGAGGGCGCAATGTCGGTAGCACGTGGCTTTGCCTACGCAGGCTGTCCTAATATAGCAATGACACTCTGGCCTGTATCTGATCAGGCTACACAAATATTAATGGAGAATTTTTATACTTATTTAATGCAGGGAATGCCCAAAGCACAAGCATTACAATATGCTAAATTAAATTTTTTGGACGCTGGCTCAGGCTTAATTTGTGTGCCTTATTTTTGGAGTGGGTTGATTTTGGTTGGAACGCCAGATCAATTGCATAGCTTACAAATTCTCTCTTCGGGGATTGAATGGAAGTATTGGGGATTGATTGCTTTTGTAATAGTAGTGTTAGGGGGGCTATTTTGGCAGAAAAAAAGAAATTAA
- a CDS encoding thymidine kinase — translation MAGKLSLILGPMFSGKSTILLTRYRRYQIAGKKCLLIKYANDTRYSGSEEMLVTHDQISYKATSCHKLEEVHNFIQDYDVICIDEIQFYADAHLYCDQWANNGKIVEVCGLNGDYRRKPFEQISLLIPLSDDISYVTAVCKETGKDASFTMRLSNEKEQEVIGSTDKYQAVSRERYLKGMCNKTNDKITNVL, via the coding sequence ATGGCTGGTAAATTAAGCTTAATTTTAGGTCCCATGTTTTCGGGCAAAAGTACTATTTTATTAACAAGATATAGACGTTATCAAATTGCAGGTAAAAAATGCCTATTAATCAAATATGCCAACGATACTCGTTATAGCGGTTCTGAAGAAATGCTTGTAACACACGATCAAATTAGCTACAAAGCAACTTCATGTCATAAATTGGAAGAAGTTCATAACTTTATTCAAGATTATGATGTTATTTGTATTGATGAAATTCAATTTTATGCCGATGCACACCTTTATTGTGATCAATGGGCCAACAATGGTAAAATAGTTGAAGTTTGTGGTTTAAATGGGGACTATCGCCGAAAACCTTTTGAGCAAATTAGTTTACTAATACCGCTTTCTGACGATATTAGCTATGTCACTGCTGTTTGTAAAGAAACAGGCAAGGATGCATCGTTTACAATGCGTTTGTCTAATGAAAAAGAACAAGAAGTTATTGGTAGTACAGACAAATACCAAGCAGTTTCTAGAGAACGCTATTTAAAGGGAATGTGCAATAAGACAAATGACAAAATTACTAACGTTTTATAG
- the ftsY gene encoding signal recognition particle-docking protein FtsY, giving the protein MGFFKKLFGKKEEEKEQLKEDLDNGLEKSRKGFFGKLATTFAGRTTIDEEVLDDLEDILIASDVGVETTIKIIQRIEARVARDKYVTTKELNEILRDEIVQLLALNNSDDKVTYELPEGKKPYVIMVIGVNGVGKTTSIGKLANKYKEAGKKVLLGAGDTFRAAAVDQLEIWANRVGCDFYSKGMHADPAAVAYETVRYANENDHDVVFIDTAGRLHNKKGLMKELEKINKSIGKQIPGAPHEVMLVLDGSTGQNAYEQAKHFASVTNDGITSLTVTKLDGTAKGGVVIGISDQFNIPIKYIGVGEGMQHLQEFDKREFVDSFFKN; this is encoded by the coding sequence ATGGGATTTTTCAAAAAACTCTTTGGAAAAAAAGAGGAAGAAAAGGAACAACTTAAAGAAGATCTTGATAATGGTTTAGAGAAGTCAAGAAAAGGTTTTTTTGGTAAATTAGCCACAACTTTTGCTGGGCGTACCACCATTGACGAAGAGGTTTTAGATGATCTGGAGGATATTTTAATCGCTTCAGATGTAGGGGTCGAAACAACCATCAAGATTATTCAACGAATAGAGGCTAGGGTTGCTCGTGATAAATATGTTACCACTAAAGAACTCAATGAAATATTGAGGGATGAAATTGTGCAATTATTGGCACTTAATAATTCGGATGATAAGGTTACCTACGAGTTGCCAGAGGGCAAAAAACCTTATGTTATTATGGTTATTGGTGTAAATGGTGTAGGAAAAACAACTTCTATTGGCAAATTAGCCAATAAATACAAAGAAGCTGGCAAAAAGGTTTTGTTGGGGGCTGGCGATACTTTCCGTGCTGCTGCTGTTGACCAATTGGAGATCTGGGCAAATCGTGTTGGTTGTGATTTTTATAGCAAAGGAATGCATGCCGATCCTGCTGCTGTTGCTTATGAGACGGTTCGTTATGCCAATGAAAATGATCACGATGTTGTTTTTATTGATACCGCAGGGCGATTGCACAACAAAAAGGGCTTAATGAAGGAGCTCGAAAAAATTAATAAATCTATTGGGAAACAAATCCCTGGTGCTCCTCATGAGGTAATGTTGGTCTTGGATGGTTCTACTGGACAAAATGCGTATGAGCAAGCCAAACATTTTGCTTCTGTAACCAACGATGGTATTACATCTTTGACCGTAACCAAATTAGATGGAACGGCAAAAGGAGGGGTTGTTATTGGAATTAGCGATCAATTTAATATACCTATTAAGTATATTGGGGTAGGAGAGGGAATGCAACATCTACAAGAATTTGATAAGCGTGAATTTGTCGATTCTTTTTTCAAAAACTAG
- a CDS encoding DUF4295 family protein — protein MAKKVSKNARVAQRAANAGSGKDHVKCVKSTKDPITGKISYKEVIIHKDQVKEFFAAK, from the coding sequence ATGGCTAAGAAGGTATCAAAGAACGCAAGGGTCGCACAACGTGCGGCAAATGCAGGCTCGGGAAAAGATCACGTTAAGTGTGTTAAATCTACTAAAGATCCTATTACTGGAAAGATTTCTTATAAAGAAGTAATCATTCATAAAGATCAAGTAAAAGAATTCTTTGCAGCTAAATAA
- the rpmG gene encoding 50S ribosomal protein L33, with product MAKKSKGNRVQVILECTEHKSTGMPGTSRYITMKNRKNTPDRMELKKFNPILKKYTIHKEIK from the coding sequence ATGGCTAAGAAGAGCAAAGGGAATCGTGTACAGGTTATCTTAGAATGTACAGAGCATAAATCTACTGGTATGCCAGGTACTTCTCGTTATATTACGATGAAAAATCGTAAAAATACACCTGACCGTATGGAATTGAAAAAATTCAATCCTATCCTAAAAAAATATACTATACATAAAGAAATTAAATAA
- the rpmB gene encoding 50S ribosomal protein L28, translating into MSKICQLTGTKPLVGNNVSHSKRRTKRRFNPNLQTKRIYVKEINSWIKVKLTTRALRNMEKIGTFKYLKQQLAAGFDPKVWVENDKTTEAAKKAKRGYRRVEHVDANGHKSYSITYEPEGQNNRKVKLSSIIK; encoded by the coding sequence ATGTCTAAAATATGCCAATTAACTGGAACAAAACCTTTAGTAGGTAATAATGTTTCTCACTCAAAGCGTAGAACAAAAAGACGCTTTAATCCGAACTTGCAAACTAAACGCATCTATGTTAAAGAGATCAACTCTTGGATTAAAGTAAAATTGACCACTAGAGCGCTACGCAATATGGAGAAAATTGGTACATTTAAGTATCTAAAACAACAATTGGCTGCTGGATTTGATCCTAAGGTTTGGGTAGAAAATGATAAAACTACTGAAGCTGCTAAAAAAGCAAAGCGTGGTTATAGGAGAGTAGAGCATGTTGATGCAAATGGACATAAATCTTATTCTATTACTTATGAGCCAGAAGGGCAAAATAATAGAAAAGTAAAACTTTCTAGCATTATCAAATAA
- a CDS encoding TraR/DksA family transcriptional regulator, translating into MSEDNKKKTRYSDEDLAEFEVMINEKLHDAKLQLEDLKDQLRELNNSGDENRAGTFDDGASNWQREHLSKLAARQQKFIRNLEYALIRIKNKTYGICSATGVLISKERLTLVPHATKTVAGKHSTQGKAKRQEKPKFFKE; encoded by the coding sequence ATGAGTGAAGACAATAAAAAGAAAACTAGATATAGTGATGAGGACTTAGCAGAATTTGAAGTTATGATCAACGAAAAGTTGCACGATGCTAAACTTCAATTGGAAGATTTGAAGGATCAATTGAGAGAGCTAAATAATAGTGGAGATGAAAATCGTGCAGGAACGTTTGACGATGGAGCCTCAAATTGGCAGAGAGAACATTTGAGCAAATTGGCAGCTCGTCAACAAAAATTTATTCGCAATCTAGAATATGCACTAATTCGTATCAAAAATAAAACCTATGGTATTTGTTCGGCAACGGGTGTGCTAATTAGTAAAGAACGATTGACCTTAGTGCCACATGCTACCAAAACAGTAGCGGGTAAACATTCTACCCAAGGGAAGGCCAAAAGACAAGAAAAGCCCAAATTCTTTAAAGAGTAA